One uncultured Acidilobus sp. JCHS genomic window carries:
- a CDS encoding 3-hydroxyisobutyrate dehydrogenase, producing MTKVFVIGLGRMGRGIVKNLVKKGYSVLGYDVSPRSYELLADITGFRPAALPEAREADYVLLTLPTARELLGVLDEITGSKGVIINMTTVGLDDAKAAASKAASMNLRYLTAMMEGGPANAETGTLTLYVGGPVEVYNSSLAFLRDVGNPIYVGSHEAATTIKLLSTAILLANTAILAEASQALLRLGLEPDLLVKALSSGGADSAQLRSRLPMMLSGLYKDVFSVDLGVYVLEEAIKAARALGSDYTPLLSQVVELLRAARGLGLGSHDVAEVAEVYKYLTSRRS from the coding sequence GTGACCAAGGTCTTCGTGATTGGCCTCGGCAGGATGGGAAGGGGGATCGTCAAGAACCTCGTAAAGAAGGGCTACTCCGTGCTAGGTTATGACGTATCCCCTAGGTCCTATGAGCTGCTTGCCGACATCACAGGCTTCAGGCCTGCCGCTCTCCCTGAAGCAAGAGAAGCCGATTACGTCCTCCTGACACTTCCCACAGCCCGTGAGCTCTTAGGAGTGTTAGACGAGATTACGGGAAGCAAGGGAGTCATAATAAATATGACCACAGTGGGCCTTGATGACGCCAAGGCCGCCGCTTCCAAGGCTGCCTCGATGAACTTGAGGTACCTGACAGCAATGATGGAGGGTGGCCCAGCTAACGCTGAGACAGGCACCTTAACGCTTTACGTAGGAGGACCCGTGGAGGTTTACAATAGTTCCCTGGCCTTCCTCAGGGACGTCGGAAACCCCATTTACGTGGGCTCTCATGAGGCTGCCACGACGATTAAGCTGCTCAGCACCGCGATCCTCCTTGCGAACACGGCAATATTGGCTGAGGCCTCACAGGCGCTCCTACGCCTTGGCCTAGAGCCTGACCTGCTGGTGAAGGCCCTCTCCTCGGGTGGTGCTGACTCGGCGCAGCTGAGGTCAAGGCTTCCCATGATGCTCTCAGGCCTATACAAGGACGTCTTCTCAGTAGACCTCGGGGTCTACGTACTTGAAGAGGCTATCAAGGCCGCTAGAGCGCTTGGAAGCGACTACACGCCGCTGCTTTCACAGGTAGTGGAGCTCCTGAGGGCTGCCAGAGGGCTTGGCCTCGGGTCACATGACGTAGCCGAGGTCGCTGAAGTGTATAAGTACCTCACTTCAAGGAGGAGCTAG
- a CDS encoding orotidine 5'-phosphate decarboxylase, subfamily 1, whose translation MDRYPVVLAIDATSCDERIILLSEELSQVLSGFKVGLPMLISCGTAFLKDLRDAVGDALMIADLKLADIGDIMVRTTSLVKDYVDAVIAHAFVGRRGGLDVLSEELSKWDVKLILVASMSHPGSQEFYDAITDRVIGLARDLNAWGIVAPATRPDVIRVIRGRLRDVKIFSPGVGVQGARPGEALCAGADYEIVGRTILEASDPLAAAKSVGGEALGAMKRCQRA comes from the coding sequence ATGGACAGGTACCCGGTAGTGCTCGCGATAGACGCGACCAGCTGCGACGAGAGGATAATATTGTTATCGGAAGAGCTCTCGCAGGTGCTTTCGGGCTTCAAGGTAGGGCTGCCCATGCTCATATCATGCGGCACGGCGTTCCTTAAGGACCTCAGGGACGCCGTCGGCGACGCGCTCATGATAGCTGACCTAAAGCTGGCCGACATAGGGGACATAATGGTAAGGACGACATCGCTGGTCAAGGACTACGTTGATGCCGTCATAGCTCACGCCTTTGTTGGAAGGAGGGGAGGGCTTGACGTTCTTTCAGAGGAGCTTAGCAAGTGGGACGTCAAGCTTATCTTGGTAGCCTCTATGAGCCATCCGGGCTCCCAGGAGTTCTACGACGCTATAACTGATAGGGTCATCGGGCTGGCGAGGGACCTCAACGCGTGGGGGATTGTGGCGCCGGCTACGAGGCCTGACGTGATAAGGGTCATAAGGGGCAGGCTGAGGGACGTGAAGATCTTCTCACCAGGCGTTGGCGTCCAGGGCGCGAGGCCAGGCGAGGCGCTCTGCGCCGGGGCAGACTATGAGATAGTTGGCCGCACTATTCTTGAGGCCAGCGACCCCCTCGCTGCCGCTAAGTCGGTGGGCGGGGAGGCCCTGGGGGCGATGAAGAGGTGTCAGAGGGCCTGA
- a CDS encoding orotate phosphoribosyltransferase — protein MSEGLTSIVTRSLIESGALLFGEFRLASGAISHVYVDLRRVLGSPRHFRTLSTLLASEVVKAGIDDNTVVVGVATGGIAWATAVSLSLGLPLAYVRPPKGHGTEKVVEGAEVSRRRAIVIDDVATTGGSLASSVNSLLSLGASQVTAVVLVDREQGASEVLAKLGVQLRRVTTLREVLVEAVRLGAVSEPKANMVSEELWGRPLR, from the coding sequence GTGTCAGAGGGCCTGACGAGCATAGTGACCAGGTCCCTTATAGAATCGGGCGCGCTGCTCTTTGGGGAGTTCAGGCTGGCCTCAGGCGCCATAAGCCACGTCTACGTGGACCTGAGGAGGGTCCTGGGATCCCCTAGGCACTTCAGAACTCTGTCAACGCTCCTGGCCAGCGAGGTCGTAAAGGCTGGCATCGATGATAACACTGTCGTAGTGGGCGTGGCGACAGGCGGCATAGCGTGGGCTACTGCAGTCTCGCTCTCGCTGGGCCTCCCGCTGGCCTATGTAAGGCCTCCTAAGGGCCACGGCACAGAGAAGGTCGTGGAGGGAGCGGAGGTCAGCAGGCGCAGAGCTATCGTGATAGACGACGTGGCAACTACTGGCGGGAGCCTGGCGTCATCAGTTAACTCGTTGCTGTCCCTGGGGGCCTCGCAGGTCACCGCTGTGGTCCTTGTAGATAGGGAACAGGGCGCGTCAGAGGTGCTTGCTAAGCTGGGCGTTCAGCTAAGGAGGGTCACCACCTTACGTGAGGTGCTCGTCGAAGCAGTAAGGCTCGGAGCTGTCAGTGAGCCAAAGGCGAACATGGTAAGCGAGGAGCTCTGGGGGAGGCCTCTGAGGTAG
- a CDS encoding putative endoribonuclease L-PSP — protein MTTVKEAVFTDKAPRPVGPYSQAIVAGDLVFVSGQIPIDPCTGKLIEGDFEAQVRRVLENLKAILEAAGLTLDDVVKVTAFLKDPSKFQDFNRVYSEYFKGSFPARTTVFVADLPAGAQVEVEAIALRPR, from the coding sequence GTGACCACCGTGAAGGAGGCCGTGTTCACTGACAAGGCCCCTAGGCCTGTAGGCCCCTACAGCCAGGCCATAGTGGCAGGCGACCTAGTGTTCGTCTCAGGCCAGATCCCTATAGACCCTTGCACTGGAAAGCTCATAGAGGGCGACTTCGAGGCCCAGGTCAGGAGGGTCCTCGAGAACCTAAAGGCAATACTTGAGGCCGCGGGTCTGACCCTTGACGACGTTGTTAAGGTCACCGCGTTCCTGAAGGACCCTTCCAAGTTCCAGGACTTCAACAGGGTCTACTCGGAGTACTTCAAGGGCTCCTTCCCAGCCAGGACAACGGTGTTCGTGGCGGACCTTCCCGCTGGAGCCCAGGTCGAGGTAGAGGCGATAGCCCTGAGGCCTAGGTAG